One Triticum dicoccoides isolate Atlit2015 ecotype Zavitan chromosome 4B, WEW_v2.0, whole genome shotgun sequence genomic window carries:
- the LOC119296063 gene encoding polyamine oxidase 4-like isoform X2, with protein MDPSSFKNGGLLLPTIERRCTSPPSVIVIGGGISGIAAAHVTVLESRDRIGDHVHTDYYFGCPIYMGASWLHGVSNEISLAPLIGQLKKYYWLRRAACLNFEQLVVRLNSE; from the exons ATGGATCCCAGCAGCTTCAAAAACGGAG GCCTTCTGCTTCCAACCATTGAGAGGCGTTGCACTTCGCCTCCATCTGTCATTGTGATCGGTGGCGGAATCTCAGGGATTGCTGCGGCTCAT GTGACTGTCCTTGAGTCGAGAGATCGAATTGGTGACCATGTTCATACGGATTACTACTTTGGATGCCCCATCTACATGGGAGCCTCATG GTTGCACGGTGTCAGTAATGAGATTTCTTTAGCACCATTGATTGGCCAGCTAAAAAAGTACTACTGGCTAAGGAGAGCAGCTTGTCTGAATTTCGAGCAGTTGGTGGTCAG GTTGAACTCTGAATGA
- the LOC119296063 gene encoding polyamine oxidase 4-like isoform X1 codes for MDPSSFKNGGLLLPTIERRCTSPPSVIVIGGGISGIAAAHVLSNSSFQVTVLESRDRIGDHVHTDYYFGCPIYMGASWLHGVSNEISLAPLIGQLKKYYWLRRAACLNFEQLVVRLNSE; via the exons ATGGATCCCAGCAGCTTCAAAAACGGAG GCCTTCTGCTTCCAACCATTGAGAGGCGTTGCACTTCGCCTCCATCTGTCATTGTGATCGGTGGCGGAATCTCAGGGATTGCTGCGGCTCATGTCCTCTCCAATTCCTCTTTTCAG GTGACTGTCCTTGAGTCGAGAGATCGAATTGGTGACCATGTTCATACGGATTACTACTTTGGATGCCCCATCTACATGGGAGCCTCATG GTTGCACGGTGTCAGTAATGAGATTTCTTTAGCACCATTGATTGGCCAGCTAAAAAAGTACTACTGGCTAAGGAGAGCAGCTTGTCTGAATTTCGAGCAGTTGGTGGTCAG GTTGAACTCTGAATGA